A stretch of the Dioscorea cayenensis subsp. rotundata cultivar TDr96_F1 chromosome 4, TDr96_F1_v2_PseudoChromosome.rev07_lg8_w22 25.fasta, whole genome shotgun sequence genome encodes the following:
- the LOC120258699 gene encoding pentatricopeptide repeat-containing protein At3g58590-like, which yields MQVQVCSPKTISRVAIIPTYYFARKLFDQIPQPPFRSLSTFYAKQNPPDDAFSLLRWTLASGTRPTSFTFVPVLSSALLDLRHGIQLHSLILKTGLLYAEPFSSTALLNFLARNGHFDDALKLFDEIPYKTVVTWNSLISRFSQHGFAKNAIFMFRDLLRSDIRPSECSFIGILSAFSSSENLENCSLCCFKLEFQMHGLMIKTSMDSYIVVLNALMNVYSNWSSVCVVERLFNKSTVVRLRRR from the exons ATGCAAGTACAAGTTTGTTCACCGAAAACAATTTCGAGGGTCGCCATCATCCCGACCTACTACTTCGCACGCAAGTTGTTCGACCAAATTCCCCAACCACCTTTTCGCTCTCTCAGTACTTTTTATGCTAAGCAGAATCCACCTGATGATGCCTTCTCACTTCTCCGATGGACGTTGGCCTCTGGGACAAGGCCTACAAGCTTCACCTTTGTTCCAGTTCTCTCATCTGCATTACTTGATCTACGTCATGGGATCCAGCTGCATTCATTGATCTTGAAGACTGGTTTACTCTATGCTGAGCCCTTTTCAAGCACCGCATTGCTTAATTTTTTGGCGAGGAATGGGCATTTTGATGATGCACTCAAGTTATTTGATGAAATTCCTTACAAAACTGTGGTCACATGGAACTCACTCATTTCCAGGTTTTCACAGCATGGTTTTGCTAAAAATGCAATTTTTATGTTCCGTGATCTTCTCAGAAGTGATATTAGACCATCAGAATGTTCTTTTATTGGTATCCTGTCTGCTTTTAGTTCTTCAGAAAATTTGGAAAATTGTAGCCTATGCTGCTTCAAACTGGAGTTTCAAATGCATGGCCTCATGATCAAGACGTCTATGGATTCTTATATTGTGGTTTTGAATGCGTTGATGAATGTTTATTCGAACTGGTCCAGTGTTTGTGTGGTGGAGAGGTTGTTTAACAAGTCAACT GTGGTGCGCCTGAGAAGGCGTTAG
- the LOC120259162 gene encoding LOW QUALITY PROTEIN: terminal nucleotidyltransferase 4B (The sequence of the model RefSeq protein was modified relative to this genomic sequence to represent the inferred CDS: deleted 1 base in 1 codon) — translation MGSTTAAFLYDTLSPLTFSSTFPADDADAEAYEVFRNTITSTAGPSSEIPAADYFSLDVTVTDTASHEPFTTPNARPRHGDANDDASPVSWLRSGRRFRSPMLQLHKEILDFCDFISPTTGEQALRTAAVERVSDVVKYIWPHCKVEVFGSFTTGLYLPTSDIDVVILDSKVRTPQMGLYALARALSQRSITKKMQVIAKARVPIIKFVERQSGIAFDISFDIDSGPKAASFIKDAVNRIPPLRPLCLILKVFLHQRELNEVYSGGIGSYTLLAMLIACLQMHWREQGSQGCKKRVEHNLGILLVSFFDLYGRKLNTMDVGVSCNLRGMFFLKTDKGFVNKERPNLLSVEDPQAADNDIGRNSYNFYKVKSAFSMAYSCLTDTKAIIALGTKRSILGTIIRPDPLLLDRKGGHQGELTFNSLLPGAREPRPQLLRDESDVICNWPFLDDEPLPRDNTSLENDNSSSRKRKSSRSKCKFDRREDIGNPVRRQEENGSVSEKKVKKRKRIFDGLDRHLPYYARHSR, via the exons ATGGGTAGCACCACCGCTGCCTTCCTATACGACACCCTCTCACCGCTCACCTTCTCTAGTACCTTCCCCGCTGACGACGCCGACGCCGAGGCTTACGAGGTTTTCCGCAACACGATAACCTCAACCGCCGGTCCATCTTCCGAAATCCCCGCTGCCGACTACTTCTCCCTCGACGTCACCGTCACTGATACCGCCAGCCACGAACCTTTCACCACTCCGAACGCTCGACCCCGACATGGGGATGCTAACGACGACGCCTCACCGGTGTCGTGGTTACGCTCCGGCCGCCGCTTCAGGAGCCCTATGCTCCAGCTCCACAAAG AGATACTTGATTTTTGTGACTTCATTTCACCAACCACTGGTGAACAAGCCTTGCGCACTGCTGCTGTAGAACGTGTTTCTGATGTTGTCAAGTATATTTGGCCACATTGCAAG GTTGAAGTTTTTGGATCATTTACAACCGGCCTTTATCTACCCACCAGTGATATAGAT GTTGTGATCTTGGATTCAAAGGTGAGAACTCCACAAATGGGTCTTTATGCTCTTGCAAGGGCATTATCGCAAAGAAGTATTACCAAAAAAATGCAG GTAATAGCAAAGGCTCGCGTGCCAATCATAAAGTTTGTGGAAAGGCAAAGTGGCATTGCATTTGATATCAG CTTTGACATTGATAGTGGACCAAAGGCTGCAAGTTTCATTAAG GATGCTGTAAACAGGATACCTCCTTTAAGGCCATTATGCTTGATTCTGAAGGTTTTTTTACATCAAAGGGAGCTGAATGAG GTATATTCGGGTGGAATTGGTTCTTACACACTCCTTGCTATGTTGATAGCTTGCTTGCAG ATGCATTGGAGAGAACAAGGTTCACAAGGATGCAAAAAACGTGTGGAACATAATTTGGGAATTCTTTTG GTTTCCTTCTTTGATTTGTATGGACGCAAATTGAACACAATGGATGTTGGTGTATCATGCAACTTACGGGGCATGTTTTTCTTGAAGACTGACAAAGG ATTTGTAAACAAAGAACGGCCAAATCTACTCTCAGTTGAGGATCCCCAG GCGGCAGACAATGACATTGGGAGAAACTCATACAACTTCTATAAG GTGAAATCAGCCTTTTCAATGGCTTATTCTTGTCTGACAGATACGAAGGCAATCATA GCTTTGGGCACAAAGAGGAGTATCCTGGGGACCATAATTAGACCAGATCCTTTACTCTTAGATAGAAAAGGTGGACACCAAGGAGAACTTACCTTCAATAGTTTGCTTCCTGGGGCACGAGAACCCAGGCCACAGCTACTTAGAGATGAGAGTGATGTCATATGTAATTGGCCGTTCCTAGACGATGAACCGCTTCCACGAGATAATACATCATTGGAGAATGATAATTCATCTTCTCGAAAAAGGAAGTCCTCGAGATCGAAATGTAAATTTGACAGAAGAGAAGATATTGGAAATCCTGTGAGAAGACAGGAAGAAAATGGCAGTGTAAGTGAGAAGAAAGTAAAGAAGCGCAAGAGAATATTTGATGGATTGGATAGGCATCTCCCTTATTATGCTAGACATAGTCGGtga
- the LOC120258217 gene encoding pentatricopeptide repeat-containing protein At3g58590-like, which yields MRAHSLVPLMLALIWTHQSMGNSYMPKPSSTTLSSGVYLGSSLVSFYARCQNLNNAYKIFSEIPDKNVVCWNALIGGCFNEDAGASVTLLKEMLLSGILPNEFTFSLACDKTSAVSSHSLPRNAIAAIYNRQGQFHETKQLLSQIQYRDALSWNILLTACARNEDYSEAFQIFKQMQSEGFLMDNYTAVSLLSICSKINRLDLGSTLHAFIIKVNSGYDEVFVNNVLLDMYTKCGSLDCALRVFEEMDGRNLISWTALISGLGLHGYIHEALERFKQMGLEGFKPDSVTFMAVLSGCRHNGLVEEGMWLFNHMKSVYEIEPDMDHYVAVLDLLSRYGHIKEAESIISSMPFQPNAVIWRIFLQGCKRYGNLHC from the exons ATGAGAGCACATTCACTAGTGCCGTTAATGCTTGCACTGATTTGGACACACCAAAGTATGGGCAATTCATACATGCCAAAGCCATCAAGCACAACTTTATCCAGCGGTGTCTATCTTGGTAGCTCACTGGTTAGTTTTTATGCGAGGTGTCAGAACCTAAATAATGCATACAAGATTTTCTCTGAGATTCCTGACAAGAATGTTGTTTGTTGGAATGCTTTGATCGGTGGTTGTTTTAATGAAGATGCTGGTGCTTCAGTAACCCTTCTGAAAGAGATGCTTCTGTCGGGAATTCTACCAAATGAGTTCACTTTCTCTTTAG CTTGTGATAAAACTTCAGCTGTCAGTTCCCATTCTCTCCCTAGAAATGCTATAGCTGCTATTTACAATAGACAAGGTCAATTTCATGAGACCAAGCAACTGCTCTCTCAGATACAATACCGAGATGCTTTGTCATGGAACATCTTGCTAACTGCTTGTGCACGCAATGAAGATTACTCTGAGGCTTTCCAAATTTTCAAGCAAATGCAAAGTGAAGGATTTCTTATGGACAACTACACTGCTGTGAGTCTACTGAGCATTTGTTCAAAGATCAACAGGCTTGATCTCGGTAGTACTCTTCATGCATTTATCATCAAGGTAAACTCTGGGTATGATGAAGTGTTTGTCAATAATGTTTTGTTGGATATGTACACAAAATGTGGTAGCCTAGATTGTGCTTTAAGAGTATTTGAGGAGATGGATGGGAGAAATCTGATATCTTGGACAGCACTGATTTCTGGTTTAGGACTTCATGGCTACATTCATGAAGCACTGGAAAGGTTCAAGCAAATGGGATTGGAAGGATTCAAGCCAGACTCTGTTACTTTCATGGCGGTTCTCTCAGGTTGTAGACACAATGGGCTAGTGGAAGAGGGAATGTGGTTATTCAACCATATGAAAAGTGTTTATGAAATTGAACCGGATATGGATCATTATGTAGCTGTATTGGACTTGTTGTCCAGGTATGGGCATATAAAGGAAGCTGAGAGTATAATCAGTAGCATGCCTTTTCAACCAAATGCTGTCATTTGGCGCATCTTCTTGCAAGGTTGTAAGAGATATGGCAACTtgcattgttaa